One Eurosta solidaginis isolate ZX-2024a chromosome 1, ASM4086904v1, whole genome shotgun sequence genomic window, tcatgtggtcatacttaaccgttcccgagatggtcaggctagtaccgaatctgcatccggcaaaggaccatcaacatcgattctGCGtactcaacagaaactgtttgttcagcatttcatttctctcctttatgaATAGAACGTTCTCTTCTATCTaacgttaaaacaacaacaacaattcaatttattaaatttaattacgcgtttttaaaataaaattttttacacaGATCTTCTATATGATTTACAAATGCATACGTGAAGAGCGTCGATTACGCCGCCATCGCTTACCGAAGAATATGCTTAAGAAATTGCCGATTTTGAAATATACGAAAAATTGTGATCTCTCACAAGATACCTGCGTCATCTGTTTGGATGAGTTTGCTGAGGGCGATAAATTGCGCATTTTACCGTGCAAGCATCGTAAGTGGAATTCAAATAAATTTGTTTCATTCACCAATAAGTCACcctttttattttgtattatcaAGCTTATCACAGTCATTGCATCGATCCATGGCTAACAGAAAATCGTCGCGTTTGCCCTATTTGTAAACGGAAGGTTTTTACCAAACGCCAGCACCGACCCAGCAGGCCGACTCGACAATCTTCATTGGATAGTGTAACGGACACAGATGATGATACAACCCCGCTATTGCCAGCGGCACAACGAGCCAGAGTCGTTGGTAGTAGTCAAACACAAAGTGGCAGGGCGACAGGCAGTATTGGTGCAAGCGTTGGTAGTGGACGCAATGCAACAAGCACATCAACACGGGTTGGCACTTTTAGGCGTGCACAAGTAAATGACAGCAATTATGTAACCGATGCAACATCCGATGAAGATAATGGTGACTTTAAAAATACAgctttttggtttttatataaaaatcataaaaaaaaattattctctttttattttttagtattacTTTCACAAAGCTCTACAGTACGCAGTGGACGTCGCGTGAATCCATTTGATCGAAGGCCTAATTTACCGCCACATCTAGTCGAACAGCTTACTACGAATAGACGTTCCTTCTGGCGACTACCATTGTTcaggtatgtatgtgtatgtgtatgaaaaaaaaataagaatataataaaaaaataagaataagaaaAAGATAAATAAGAAAAAGATAAATATCTCTACAAAAACTTAAACGAAATTCTGACTTGTTATGTTCATAGGGAAGGTGGTATCTGAATTTTCCTGTGGAACTTCCGTATGCTTTGGCTTTCGACGAGAAAAGTCGAAGTTGTAGAGTTTAAGTTTGTTATTTACccttatttaattcaaatttaaacaacAGCGTTTTTTTCGTTGTAGTGAAATATTTTAATTCAAGCAAAAATTGTCAAAGATTGACAATTTAAATTCCACGGCTAAAATAAAACGCCGATCGTAAAgcgaaattattaaaaactaagaGTGCTTTTTATAATCTGCGACAGCGCAAAATTATTTTAAGGTGATCTTGTTAATAAAAAGGAAAGGATAAACCATGTAAAACGAATGAAAAGACCAATAAGTTATTCATTTACACTATTATTTCCATTGTACGCGAAAGTTTAAAAGTGATAGGAGTTGCCATACAGAATAACTTATAAAATACTTCAGGAAAAATATGTTACGCTATAAATATCTTGCTTCGTTACAAAGTCTTTTAGCAACTACTTTGCATTCATTAGAACCATATCGATACCAATACAACAAATTTAAACCTGCTATATGTAAGAATGCTATGAGAATTTCTTTACGGGCACTAAGCAAACCAAACATATCTTCGACGATTAATCGATGCTTTAAGATTCTAACTGACCAGAGATAAACAGAGACGAGAACTAGGTACCTATTTGTTTGAAATCCTCCACTGTGTCGTACTACTGCTTCCCTACTTTtacatattcacccttatcgcgaagttcacgcgaaaaagtgttcgccttcacttttttGTTCGGGTCAACTTTtttcgcctatcggcaatttcgggcgaacaaaagttcacttcgaaacagctgatgctctattgcggtgaacaaataatttatttgcaattctgtagattttgtaaacaagcatatatttcattaaaatatcgcaaaaaaagagataaaattgttataaaaaaatgtttagtattgcacttaggttggtattgattgagcgcgaggagaatataaatgtgaaagcgatccGGAGGCAATTTCAGCACTTTTAATAACAAGTTAACTTCTTTTCAACTAGTTTTCggcaatattacaggctaaacaagccgccattcaaatatttgctagatattcttaccaactccttgccaccattgaagcaaaaatttggagttcgaccaattgtaaagttgagcgcATGTGTTAGTTTTATCGCAGAGGGAAGACAtcaaaaaggcgttggaaaggaccatgaggtgggtcttagccaatcttgtttcagtgaggttctttcagaggtgctcaacattttggaaccgttgctttctCCACAATAGATAACTTGGttgactgatacgttgtcatagaaaatagaatttacatacttagcaatacaggaatttcacttttccactcagcttccgattgtgcattattcattgatttatttctaacaataaaagaatatcaaatttcaaaacaaaaaattatttacattcagccctattctgcatttcgactgggattggaattttttcgatttggcaattttggtattctgtgttccaatctctttcgatccaactacgaatcgttcgattttttgtattctgcatttcgatcgtagttccgtttttctaagttgcaaattagttggcggaaaaatattttgtttttatttttttattaatttataacagaattttaacaaaaatgtaagtaagacttgttaagaaacgtagaaggcttgatgatgattgttttttttatgtgtttccaggtcaaaaacaacatgtcgatgtcgaagtccttggacgtatttgccccgcaaaagtatctaacacatacttgaaagcatccttgttaagtcgaaagttttttttgaacctaaataagaaaataagtcattaaactttaccacttttaagttaaattttttacaattcgtcactcatctcaaatggattacacaaatctcgcaatatttgcctttccattctcgcctggcaattttcgtatgcgttgctttccaactccataaataaagccgcagctattgattccattataatagctataatttgtgtctgttcgttgggtccaattatatgccaaagcaagctgccggcgtagaggaaggtgaagcgaaaacgtaaataatccttgcggaaagaataaatagacctttataaagtattttaggccagtgcaatgaaattagcatccttaaaattcagaaaatgtcaactatattcgtgcaggaatccgtttgaacaaaacttggtggccccggcagggaattggccaaaagaacgacaaaaacacacttaaaattatgaaagcacttcacttaacaaaaaaaatataacactgcagcaatatattctattgcttttttttgtacaaaatggcgtggataataaaatataaacgttttttacaaattttctttaatttattatgttccaatgttcacacattccgtaccaacagctgatttcgaaaaatcatttgctcttcctcttctctttacgattccgtcgtaatgcagaataccaaacttcgattaaagcggagcgtagaacgggaacgtaatcaaaatgcagaataggggtgattttgttttcctctcgttcgcctgtaaaatataagtgaacaaatttgggtttccccgctgttcatttcgctcGAACAAACAGtcgccgataaggtgaaatctttttcgaacacgaaaaattgttccgccaccctctgcgatagggtgaacaaaaactgtgaatattttcgggtgaaaataaaactcgcgataagggtgattaattTTGATTATTCGCAAATTTTTTCATAGCCATCTTGGAAACGTTAAAATCATTAAATAAAAGTACATTGCTCTACGTGTGTGACAAGCGAATTATACATTATGATATTTGGTTCCTCCCTCTTTTTTATTTCTACAATAACGTGCTGAAAGATAATGCACTTGTAAACACCTGTTTGGCCAAGAAATACTCGTGGGattgaacacaaattttttttctaagatATACAGTTTTGTAGGCAGAAGTTTCTTCTGTAAGTTCTGCCTTTTCTGAATTGGATAGAAGAAGCATTTGGAAACAGCAGAGGTCTTGGTTGAAAACTTGATTTCGCTTGGTGTTCGCCACTGGTGTCAGTTAGTCAGCCAGTCATGTTAAAACAGGTATAGATGCTAAgactaggcggttaagcgccaattgatgGTGATTATAAAATTTCTTCATATTTCTCTTTTCCGTCGAAGCCACCAATACAATGGcgcatagttgttgttgtttttgttgtagcagtgcttcgccccacccaataggtgcgaccgatcactaattgtcatcaatatcctctaacgggagtccaagaaaacttcctgtttcaacaggggcgttggtaaagagatggttggtgtcatgtggggacacatttcaagcggggcatacattttgtatgtcggggttgattctagataggtaagagtttaacctgttccagtatccagaacgaagtggagctagagtgactcgcgtttccctgggcagtatgcgttcctcttccgcaagttttgggtactgttctttgggtactggattcaccgggcaattcccggcataaaggtccaacgcctgtttgtggagttcactgaggacctgcttgtgtttttttgcttcatacggctgagttctcaggtgccgtatttcctcataatgcttacggcgATGACTCCCTgaacccctgggcggtgttggctcatcaatcagatgtctgttgggatacccaggattctgggtattcaacaggaactgtttggtacccatctcatttctctccctgatgagtgttctcgcctcattatgtagatggtattctggggacataagaagacagcccgtggcggttctgagagcagtattttggcaggcctgtagcttcttccagtgagtggtttttaggcttggtgaccatataggggacgcgtagcatgcaatcggctggccaattgctttgtatgtggtaataagCGCGTCTTtgctttaccccaagtactgccagcaagggatttgaggattttattacggctctgggttttcggtacaattgcggctacatgctcaccaaaatgtagatcctgatcaaacgtcacacccaagattttggggtgtaggacagtcggtagcatagtgccatcgacgtggatgttcaaaatggtcgacatttgggacgtccatgttgtaaataaggtcgcggaggatttagtcggtgaaaatgccaggtttcgcgagacgaaaaaaacggagagatcagggaggtagccgtttattctgttgcaaagctcattgatctgtgggcctgggcctgtggccattgtgcagtcatcggcgtaggaaacgatagtaactccttatggtggcgaaggtagctttgatatgtagaaattaaacaaaagtggggataggacaccaccctgtggcgccccttgtttaattcttctaggttttgatgtttcgtttctaaattgcaccgatgcctgccgaccgcccagataatttgcggcccaccttttaagacatgaagGATAGACCCTTcgaggtcttgcagtaacgtgccatgcttgaccgtatcaaaagcttttgataggtctagcgcaacgagtactgttctatggtgggggttttgatttaaaccgcaatttatctgggtgctaatagcatttagcgcggtggtggtactatggagttttctgaagccatgctaatgacaggctagctgcaaatttgctttgaagtaggggagcaaaatggattcaagcgtcttggctactggcgatatgattctcctatgttagctggtttcccgggctttagtagcgggaccaccttggccattttccatttttcgggaatgacaaaggtggaaagatacaggttgaagacatgtgctaaacatttgaaaccccctttccctaggcttttaagcatcggcatggctatgccgtctggacccactgctttggatggtttagcatgatcgATGGCGTCCTTAGTCTTAGGTCATGGTCATGGCCTGTCTTAGGCGCATAGTCTTAGGTCATGGTTTCAAATTTAGtggcagctttttgacataagtTCCTATGAGCTGGCAAAAAAGCTGCAAAACTATTTAATTTTTACTATGAATACTCACATATACTAAATGTTAAAATATTACTTACCAGGGTTTATGTTATGGAGTAACTCCGttctctttgcaaatactaaaaTTTGTCTAGTACCTAGCGTTATTGCTGCCTAGAGATCTGGTAACTCTGCCACCCCTAGTAATTGGAGCCCTGACCTCGCAAGCACAGAACACTAACATAGAATGTGCTCAATGGTTGCAGCTCTCACTTCTTACATCTGCCTCGACTCGTTTCTGGTCCCTAGAtcactttcgaagctcaggcgccATATAATATTTGGCGCTATGTTGATGTGGTTATAcagcctgcactcaagctgcccggaggccttaagccttgttgcagtcgctgtatttttttgtaattaggTTTGGTAATCTGCATACCCCGTCAAGTTTTTTGGTAAAAGTATTTTTTTGTGTGTCTGTTCTCCAAACTAGGACCCCATGggcttgacaattgccgtaaatacccaatgtgGGATTTAGGGCGATAAGCACCACGTAGaacctagcatcctcttgcatgcatacaatgccacggaggctttcttcgctctctcttgcACATaaagtttccacgacaacttactatcgtGCTGTACTTTTCCTGAAGGGTTACCCCTCCAGGCTTAGGCTTAGTCTAATTAGGGACATTAtgtttcctagtaaataatactagatcgattccagatgcccaggcatgtacatcccgaagcgcTTGATCCATCAGAGATCTGATCCTTAGTAGAAAGCTGATGACGACTGAAACGTCAGcacacagcattggtgataatacCCATCCCTCCGgggttcctctgtttacagattttgttgccACGCATACACCCCATTGCGACGTAATCATTCTGTAGCTTtacatggagccgatccaatttgtcAAGGCCGAATGTACTGCAATCGAGCTGAGACTGTGGTTGCTAGGATATATTCCGGGTGTTCCAGATctttctctatattcatgaccaccctatgcaatgcagtatcgacgaACGtacctttggtgtaagcatgttgtgctgaagagaggAATTActcattcatatttgattttatatacatcTACATCTATTAATCGTGctaaagttttgagcagaaaagatgtTAAACTTATAGACCTGTAGTCGTTCGGGTGCAGACGACTGGTGTTGTTGTTATGTTAACAGTGcgtcgccccattcaatgggcacgaccactcatcAAAGTCCTAaccggagtccaaggaaactggccgTTTCAACAAAGGCGGACCAAAGGGATGttaggtttcacattacaattgaaaaaattattgggACATATCTCATGCAGGAAAtatattacgtatgtcggggggttgaacctgttacagtatccagaacgaagttgggccaaggtgaatcgtgtctcccttggtagtaagctttcttcttctgcaagggtaggatattgcttattaataacagggttcaccgggcgcTTCCTGGCAAAAGCGTTAACTGACTCTGTGCggatttggcttagggcctgcttatgcttgtctgtATCAAAcgactgtgttggcaggtgccggatctcgtcatattgcttatggagatgtttccTTAATCCCCGTCTAGGCGGGGcgagatcaagcagttgtttgctaggatgtctcggtttgtgacaatttagcaaaaacttcctgttcagcatttcgttgtgctctttagtATTGAGTTCTTTCACCTCAATATATAGGTGGTtttcgggggtcataaggagacatccggtggcagttctgattgcagcattttgacagaccTGCAACCTTCTCCagtatgtatttttaagaccaggcgaccaagctggtgacgcgtagctcatgagcggctgGTCATTCGCTTTGCACGTGGTTaacaacgtttctttatcttttccccaggtgctgagggaagcgacttgaggatttttttgcggctttgtactttagatacaatttcggtggcatgcgccttgaagtcTGTAACCCCTGACGACTGGTTCTTCCCGCTTTtggtatgaagactactcgagccgttcCCTAAGATTGCGCCACGTGGTTCAGTACCATGCAACCCTTAAAGTTTCTGTATTTTAagtaaattaattattattatttatttaaataaagtgaatagtataaTCGGTTTTTAAAATTGATGAAGCTAAGCTAATGAAGAAAAGGTGTTGTTGGATTAAATTCAGGTCACCAAAAACTTATAATCGACAAATATTTCATTCATAAAACAAATACATCTTTTTAATGCTTACAGTTTATTCCGCCACAATCAATCAATAAGCGTTGCAGCGCCTCCTTTCCTTGAAGAGGTCATACCTGATATACCGATCAATGTTGCCGTTGCAATTGATGCTGCCATAGCAACAGCACCATTACGACAACAAAGTGCATCTTCCGCTAGGGGGATAACACAAACGATTGTAGCGCCACCTACAGTTGCGCATTCATCGAATAATATTCTTAATCCAAATTTACCCGGTTCATTTAAAGAAATCAACAACTGCAACAACTACAATAAtagtaacaacaaaaataacgatGACGATGAAGACGACGACGACGATGCTGATAATGATGTGCCTCAGCAATCAATTTATGAACCTGTAATAgttgtgacacaaaacgaaagcAATACAAATGATAGCACTGGTAATGAAGTGAGCGCacgtgcaacaacaacaatagctccAAAAAATCGAACTCGACGCATATGAGTGTGAACTGCAATCAAAGCTAAAAccaaatcaaatttaggttttgAAAAATGAATTCTGAAATGTGAATAGCAAAAagcttttcttttattatttatatacaatGAGATGTGATGTAGAAAGTTGTTTgttaatgtgtgtgtgtgtgtatttatgTTTGaacagggccgccgagagaaaatccgagtccaggggcaaaaaaaaaaaaaaatacgggcccccatactaaaatgaacaaattctcaaaatcaaaattaccaccttttacatatttatatgcatttgtatatacatgtatatttaagcgtatacatgcatacatgtatatcgctgtataagaatttgcatcataccgaatttttctgctgcaacagaaaacgaattcaactttatgctacaaAGCCGACGCCAACAACCAACTacaccttatgcggggtgcagacccgttaagagatttataaaatttgttgaaatttaaaatgtttgctatcttcgaaaggtgattaaaggtgtggtttgtttattttctataagcaaaaagcttggatagcattttgagattcccgggcacctccaaagcccgggcccggGGTAAATGACCCCCTGACCCctctcccctctcgtcgggcctgtgtTTGAAAGCGCTGTGGTTGATTAATAAGCTTAGGTGCTAAATGGCAACAGTAAACTTGATGAAAGTATGCAAATGTccacacgcataaatatgtacgtatataataacacacatacacacatcaaCAAAACTACATTGACAGTAATTCTGTGTGTCAATACACAAACTGTATGTTAATCATCAactgtaaacatttttttaattttttgattattttattagAAGTTTATAAAATGTGATTTAAATATTGGCTTCGATTATTTTGCATGCGTACGCGCATACATAAATATAATATAGTCATATGTAAATACATCCATACGTTTGTAATTTTTACTATATAAATAATTACTATGTGCGTGTGTTGTGAGACTATgtaagttataacaaaaataataaaaaagaagtaaaataaagACGTACAAgcgcaataaataaataaaaaaatcaatattaacattattacaaaaaaaaaaaaaaaaatgaatataaacTCAAATTGTTGCAATTAAAATGTATAGTAAAAAATAAATAGCGACACATCGactgataagtgaaatattaccCTATTTCGGCTGTCGTTTCGAAAACTCCCTATTCCAGAAAATTTTAGttcgccttatctcagaattcggttgaagacgCCCTATCTCAGATTTTTTTCATTAACACCCCAGCTTATGTCAAAAAGTATTGAATTTATGTTTTCCAAACGGCacccgagatagggtgatattctacTCAGCAGTCAATATttaatagcaacaacaactaaaTATGTCTAttgtataacaaaaacaaaaaaaactaccaAATTGTCTGCAAGTGTATGTCtatgttataaaaatattttaattatttaagtcACTATGTATacaatacacatatgtatgcatgtgcatgtatgtatatatctatatttttACAATTATAACCTAATTTTTAGTTATACCAAACCAAACAAATAATGtgccttttttatttttcaatttcctATCTCACGGTCCGCAAGAAAGATGTTTTGTTAAGCTCACGATATTCGTAAAGAgaataataatttatttcaaaCACCGCTTCAATATTTTTACTATTTTCCATTCTAAATAAAATTGGTATGATTTATATTAGCATTCCATGAACTTCTTAAAAGACATTGTTTAGAATGGCAAACACATCCCTACAAAAGAAAAGCAATTTCTTTCTAAAATTGGGCTATAAATATTGAAACGGTGTTTAATAGACTGTTTTATTCTGTTTATGGATATCTTAGGCGAAATGTTAAAAAATGTGGGCGTTCAATGCCTGGGAAGCCTTGGCGAGGATATGACGGTAGAAAGCTGTAATTAAGGCTTAAAGTAAGGATAATATAGAAATACCAAACGTAAACGAACCTTCGAACGATAATTTTTCTGGTACCATGCCCATTAGCCTATTTAAAAAGTTCCTAACAATTTCTctacttatttaaatttttctgtaCCCAACAATTCTTCTATTACTATGACTACAAATCCAAGTTCGAATGTCCCTCTTCCCCAAATTACAGATATTTTTGATTTGGCTCAGGCAAAACCTCTTTCATTTGAGGCACTATGATACTGATCAGCTGGAATAAGTCAAAATACAATTCCTACCTTCCCCTTAAACAATTTTCAAGGGGATTCTATGTATTAGCTGCCATATTAAGACGTTTTCAATGCGATTATATGTACTATCTGCCAACTTATTCTAATCGCCTGAAATTTATTAACCTTCCCCCCCGCGCTAGCCAGAGAAATTCTTGGAATTGTTTCTATGATTGAGTTTCTAAATAGTTCGGCCTCTAGGTCATTCCtgctaaggcccacttgcagaatgaCAAATTAACcgtttaactcagagttaacttgACATGAAGAGTTAACCTGATACACTCTTGACAAACTTTTTCAAATAACTCTGAGTTGAATAGTTAACTTGCCgatctgcaagtgggcctaaacGAAGTAAATTTTAGCATTCCTTCCCGGCCTTTAAGACATTTTAAACTTCTTTACCTAAAATTTAGTAGAaccaattttgaattaaatgaacCCTTCCACTGTTTGTTTCAAAATTACGATTATCACTCTggcacatttaaaaaaatttggactCGCTTTTGAGCAATCTATTTTTTTTCTCTCAATGGCAAGTAATCACCTTCCAAAGAGGGGCGCATCCGTATGACGCACGGACTTGTAATTTCTCTTTGCCGAGTCGTTGAAAGGCAGGGATTTGTTAaccgtcgagatctaaaactgcttagCTACCGAGAATTGTTGGTCAtcagctaattaaaacactaATAAGGTagattaagtacaagaaaaaagtaaaaatcagGTGAGTAGGAAGAGCGCATCGCTAATTTTTAAGAGAGGCAAGAATAAAATGATTCCGAACTATCTATTATGCTTGAGTGAAAGTTATAATCCTAACTTAGACTGCggctcatttaattcaaaattggtTCCACATTGTTTCAGGAAAAGAGTAAGTCCTATCTGGTTGGCCGCAAATATCTGGTAAGTTAATATCTAGTTATCACCTCGATAGCGACAtgaaaactaagttagtgaatagcacaGTCGTTTTCGCAAGTGAAAAATCGTTTGTTAAAATGTCAACCAGTCGCATCGTTAAAAGTTGGTGAATTCGCCTACTGGGTGTTAACGTTCAATCATATAGAAGTACAAATAAAATATGTTGAGAAGTGGCTCTCAATAGTTATTTATATGTACTACATACTGGGtaattacttttaaatgtgtgcacctgTTGGCCTATTATCCTAACATTCAATTGAGCACACTTCGCTCTTTAATTGACAACTAATGATTGACGCTAATATTTGCATACATAGCGACTATTAGTGATGCACAGAACTGAGGTAGCGGAATGGTCTCCTTTCCTTTTATGGTCTTATAGGAACCGTAAAGACAATTTGATTCCAACAGACTAGCTatgcaaaacttttcaaattggATAACGGGTAGACTTGACGTAACAGcccttaagcccccattactgatacttagcatagacttgacttgacttggcgcatacaatctggcatcataatcagcgttgaaatttatttttaaataaatgtcaatttgtatgacaaaatgtcaaaatgaaatggaaacaaacaaatggcatctcaaaatgtaaacgtcacttagaacttacgtagaaaatcaaaattcaacagacttctaagtcaagttaagtgttgccaagttttgagtaatcagtaacatgcaatgttcatttaacagaactttttagtgacagttctcaagtcaagtcaagtctatgctaagtatcagtaatggagcctttaaagTGTGACACATGACACTACCCTGAGGCAGTGTCACAATTAAACAGGGGGtgacacagggtggtgtcctatgtttaatttatacatatcagAACTGCCTACATaccagagaacagcaaaaatcgaacacaacaacgttcgatttcattcggcaacatgatcgtgttcaatgatccaacttgcttaaacgaacataatcgacattgatttaaaatcaaccaacttattgcatgggTGAATaaaatcaattcaggcgtttgcttgTTTGtttcaacagcgattacattcatcgctatgaaaaggcaaatatgaaaactccatgcgtctgaatatttgcatgattattctgcccttacgtcacgccgacaagctacatataaacaaacatataaacattgcttacgattctgcttgtttgccgaactaaacgatactaat contains:
- the gzl gene encoding E3 ubiquitin-protein ligase Godzilla isoform X2 — encoded protein: MESRIRSKLMLFEFFTFFGLSIFTQQVAGHILVYKKLNSVLIEQYNDLPAQFGPSLPANGIKVFSVPAEEKHACAPVAEPPRVGFAYPKNAKFVAIIERGGGANCTFEKKVRNAQAAGFDAVVVYNNDGDDLEQMSAKNSSGIYIPAVFVGQTTGIALVSFFTAEIILVINDELPFNINTQLILPFSILIGLCFLIMIFYMIYKCIREERRLRRHRLPKNMLKKLPILKYTKNCDLSQDTCVICLDEFAEGDKLRILPCKHPYHSHCIDPWLTENRRVCPICKRKVFTKRQHRPSRPTRQSSLDSVTDTDDDTTPLLPAAQRARVVGSSQTQSGRATGSIGASVGSGRNATSTSTRVGTFRRAQVNDSNYVTDATSDEDNVLLSQSSTVRSGRRVNPFDRRPNLPPHLVEQLTTNRRSFWRLPLFSLFRHNQSISVAAPPFLEEVIPDIPINVAVAIDAAIATAPLRQQSASSARGITQTIVAPPTVAHSSNNILNPNLPGSFKEINNCNNYNNSNNKNNDDDEDDDDDADNDVPQQSIYEPVIVVTQNESNTNDSTGNEVSARATTTIAPKNRTRRI
- the gzl gene encoding E3 ubiquitin-protein ligase Godzilla isoform X1, whose translation is MESRIRSKLMLFEFFTFFGLSIFTQQVAGHILVYKKLNSVFFSFSQLIEQYNDLPAQFGPSLPANGIKVFSVPAEEKHACAPVAEPPRVGFAYPKNAKFVAIIERGGGANCTFEKKVRNAQAAGFDAVVVYNNDGDDLEQMSAKNSSGIYIPAVFVGQTTGIALVSFFTAEIILVINDELPFNINTQLILPFSILIGLCFLIMIFYMIYKCIREERRLRRHRLPKNMLKKLPILKYTKNCDLSQDTCVICLDEFAEGDKLRILPCKHPYHSHCIDPWLTENRRVCPICKRKVFTKRQHRPSRPTRQSSLDSVTDTDDDTTPLLPAAQRARVVGSSQTQSGRATGSIGASVGSGRNATSTSTRVGTFRRAQVNDSNYVTDATSDEDNVLLSQSSTVRSGRRVNPFDRRPNLPPHLVEQLTTNRRSFWRLPLFSLFRHNQSISVAAPPFLEEVIPDIPINVAVAIDAAIATAPLRQQSASSARGITQTIVAPPTVAHSSNNILNPNLPGSFKEINNCNNYNNSNNKNNDDDEDDDDDADNDVPQQSIYEPVIVVTQNESNTNDSTGNEVSARATTTIAPKNRTRRI